From Paenibacillus sp. V4I7, one genomic window encodes:
- a CDS encoding DUF402 domain-containing protein, translating into MDNFAPYVIKSFKHDGHLHRMWLTNWRVPQHILHADHQKQEMMVFINSQTKIQEADGKEWVSRIPGVSFFIPKMWFNIVALIEETGVRYYCNVASPLYVTQQVLTYIDYDLDVIRMPDRSVHIVDQDEYERHKLNYHYSSLVETKVKEGLAALLALVNADKPPFQDDMVMYYYEQWEKYRTEEHK; encoded by the coding sequence ATGGATAATTTCGCGCCGTATGTGATAAAAAGCTTCAAACATGATGGCCATCTTCACCGGATGTGGCTGACGAATTGGCGAGTACCGCAGCACATCCTCCATGCCGATCACCAGAAGCAAGAAATGATGGTGTTTATTAACAGCCAGACCAAGATTCAGGAAGCTGACGGCAAGGAGTGGGTTAGCCGTATTCCAGGGGTATCTTTTTTTATTCCCAAAATGTGGTTTAATATTGTTGCGCTTATAGAAGAAACAGGTGTTAGATATTACTGCAATGTCGCATCTCCCCTGTATGTGACCCAGCAAGTACTGACTTATATTGACTACGACCTTGATGTTATTCGAATGCCGGATCGTTCCGTGCATATCGTAGATCAAGATGAATATGAACGCCATAAACTGAATTATCACTATTCTTCTCTTGTGGAAACGAAGGTGAAGGAAGGTCTTGCAGCTTTACTTGCGCTGGTGAACGCGGACAAGCCGCCGTTTCAAGATGATATGGTTATGTATTATTACGAGCAGTGGGAAAAGTATAGAACGGAGGAGCATAAATGA
- a CDS encoding HD-GYP domain-containing protein, producing MRIIPTMMCQPGMRLGKAIFTEEGQVLVGYQVELTFSMLKKLSQIGIDHLYIEDPRTHDVQIEDPIQEDTRLLLRTSLGKIFERFSPTSSFSSTYPTRSTTPLSKLFLEGMSRVIDDLQYHRHEAVMLTTLNMVPATNMEQHFCQNAMNVCIYATKLAMQQGTYSRDELMTIGLGALLHDVGSVQIPLQLLQKQASLTPNEYLEIQKHSLYGFQMLKDEAGIPLLSAQCALQHHERIDGSGYPFNLKGNQIHPYARLIGLLDSYDAMIHNRNYRKAIPPHHALEALYANAGKLYDIDMVKLFRNNVAIYPLGLGVSLNTGESGIVSRLNTHSMQRPIVRILRTASGIELKEPYEIDLSRALNVMIAEIGEQLVV from the coding sequence ATGCGAATTATTCCAACCATGATGTGTCAGCCGGGGATGCGGCTAGGTAAGGCAATTTTCACCGAGGAAGGTCAGGTGCTTGTGGGTTATCAGGTGGAACTCACGTTTTCGATGCTGAAAAAGCTCAGCCAGATAGGTATCGATCATTTATATATTGAGGATCCGCGAACCCATGACGTTCAAATTGAAGATCCCATACAGGAAGATACAAGACTGCTTCTTCGCACTTCGCTTGGCAAGATATTTGAAAGATTCAGCCCCACATCAAGCTTTAGCTCAACGTATCCAACACGCAGCACCACACCACTCAGTAAACTTTTCCTTGAAGGCATGTCTCGCGTCATCGATGATCTTCAGTACCACCGACACGAAGCCGTCATGTTAACTACTCTTAATATGGTGCCTGCCACGAATATGGAGCAGCATTTTTGCCAGAATGCTATGAATGTATGCATCTATGCGACTAAACTGGCTATGCAGCAAGGTACTTATTCACGAGATGAGCTCATGACTATTGGGCTCGGCGCTCTCCTGCACGATGTTGGGAGTGTGCAAATTCCACTACAGCTGCTGCAGAAACAAGCAAGCCTAACACCAAATGAATACCTGGAAATACAAAAACATTCGCTCTATGGCTTCCAAATGTTAAAAGATGAAGCTGGCATCCCTCTTCTGTCCGCACAGTGTGCTCTGCAGCATCACGAACGAATAGACGGCAGCGGATATCCGTTCAACTTGAAAGGGAATCAGATTCATCCTTACGCCCGCTTGATTGGTTTGCTGGACTCGTACGACGCCATGATTCACAATCGTAACTACCGCAAGGCCATCCCCCCACATCATGCGCTTGAAGCTCTTTACGCAAACGCCGGAAAGCTGTACGATATAGACATGGTCAAGCTGTTCCGCAATAACGTCGCAATCTACCCACTAGGCCTCGGTGTTTCCCTGAATACAGGTGAATCCGGCATCGTCTCCCGCTTAAACACCCACAGTATGCAGCGCCCCATTGTCCGTATACTTAGAACTGCTTCAGGAATTGAGCTTAAAGAGCCCTACGAGATTGATTTATCAAGAGCCTTGAATGTGATGATTGCAGAAATCGGAGAACAGCTGGTCGTTTAA
- a CDS encoding VOC family protein, with translation MRRRLRLGSVGLYARDRGRLAVFYQTIFDMKLIAADADYEVSQLTLDEEGGLCNLSIVSNPIAVQIVFHAGSLLEMKELWERVKSKGVPARGLYVQPEGISFRFPDPEGNEIMVLWPQNLGR, from the coding sequence ATGAGGCGTCGCTTACGGCTGGGAAGTGTTGGTCTCTATGCCCGTGACAGAGGAAGGTTGGCTGTGTTCTACCAAACAATCTTTGACATGAAGCTGATTGCTGCTGATGCGGATTATGAGGTTTCGCAGCTAACCCTCGATGAAGAGGGTGGCTTGTGCAATTTAAGTATCGTGAGTAACCCTATTGCGGTGCAGATAGTATTCCATGCAGGTTCACTGCTTGAAATGAAGGAACTATGGGAGCGAGTTAAATCCAAGGGTGTCCCTGCGCGTGGGCTGTATGTTCAGCCTGAAGGGATCTCTTTTCGTTTCCCTGATCCCGAAGGTAACGAGATTATGGTGTTATGGCCGCAAAACTTGGGACGCTGA
- a CDS encoding GNAT family N-acetyltransferase, whose translation MHVRSFQLGDTSSVKTLLQDVLSETCYEETIEAFARQLSWDTELVLIAQEEEQVVGMIIGTIDNNNGYYYRIAVATEYQRKGIGKALIEAMKQRFLHRNVKKIMVTVDVHNEMVLPVYESAGYSTSDFSRTAHRLSIVKKVSV comes from the coding sequence ATGCACGTTCGTTCATTTCAGCTTGGTGATACCTCTTCGGTGAAGACACTTCTGCAGGATGTTTTATCGGAAACCTGCTATGAAGAAACGATTGAAGCTTTCGCACGTCAACTATCATGGGATACAGAGCTTGTTTTAATCGCTCAAGAAGAAGAGCAAGTTGTAGGCATGATTATCGGTACGATTGATAACAACAATGGCTACTACTATCGGATCGCAGTTGCAACAGAGTATCAACGTAAAGGTATCGGTAAAGCTTTGATCGAAGCAATGAAGCAAAGGTTCCTTCATCGGAACGTGAAGAAGATTATGGTAACGGTGGATGTTCATAATGAAATGGTGCTGCCTGTGTACGAGTCTGCTGGTTACAGCACATCGGACTTTTCCCGTACCGCACATCGTCTCAGCATTGTGAAGAAAGTCAGTGTTTAA
- the lepB gene encoding signal peptidase I gives MSFFVGRTESNKAASQPKNYHEAKSLTHELWDWTKSILVALLVVILVHQFGFNLSTVRGHSMQPTLQEGEWLFVNKAITYVKAPKRGEIVILKESEEFVTVTHPFLVKRIVAIAGDEVQGRAGFLYVNGDKMEEPYTDTLIEDGDFGPTRVGQGHVFVMGDNRHAAASGDSRRFGDVPTGLIQGRAEYVLWPFAMAKKL, from the coding sequence ATGAGCTTCTTTGTAGGACGCACTGAATCGAATAAAGCAGCTTCTCAGCCTAAGAACTATCATGAGGCTAAAAGCCTAACCCATGAGCTATGGGATTGGACGAAATCCATTCTTGTAGCTCTTCTTGTCGTTATTCTCGTACACCAATTCGGATTCAATCTCTCCACGGTTCGAGGTCACTCCATGCAGCCAACCTTGCAGGAGGGGGAATGGTTGTTCGTGAACAAAGCCATTACGTACGTGAAGGCACCCAAACGCGGAGAGATTGTCATTCTCAAAGAGTCTGAGGAGTTTGTCACAGTGACGCATCCTTTCTTGGTTAAAAGGATTGTCGCAATTGCTGGCGACGAGGTGCAGGGCCGAGCCGGTTTTCTGTATGTAAACGGCGACAAGATGGAGGAGCCGTATACAGATACGCTCATCGAGGACGGAGACTTTGGACCGACACGCGTCGGGCAAGGTCACGTCTTCGTGATGGGCGATAACCGCCATGCGGCGGCAAGTGGCGACAGCCGCAGGTTCGGGGATGTTCCGACGGGTCTGATCCAAGGCCGAGCTGAATATGTACTGTGGCCATTCGCAATGGCCAAGAAGCTTTAA
- a CDS encoding S-layer homology domain-containing protein: protein MRQRPAIKRLQIKGTATLREALPEWAKVQIEELFAAGLIDGYEDGTFKPDRLVTRAELTALSSRAAEVL, encoded by the coding sequence TTGCGGCAGCGACCGGCAATAAAGAGGCTGCAGATCAAGGGAACTGCGACCCTTAGGGAGGCTTTGCCGGAATGGGCCAAGGTGCAGATAGAAGAGCTGTTCGCAGCTGGCCTGATTGACGGTTATGAGGATGGTACTTTTAAACCAGACCGTTTGGTTACTAGAGCCGAACTGACAGCTTTATCGAGTCGCGCTGCTGAAGTATTGTGA
- a CDS encoding AAA family ATPase, whose product MIDEQYEELESRWLVGRRRELSDFLQLLQDSSRPQKIVNIYGTAGIGKSSLLDEFQRQAKAKGAFTLSIDSEGFVKTPQALCEHILTLLPAQSPEAMEASDLPVMCLQALNRLSSERPIVLFIDVYEQMESMDQWLRDYFLKKLNNNVLTVIAGRYPLNEAWHLSPAWRPLIMRMPLSELDYAAVARFAENTYITNEETIQRIWRYSKGHPLTLSLIAFLFSQPDYSDKAEHPGGDDSLPYLVSQWLREVPGEHLRPFIEASCVLRHFNQESLSFVMEREIAASEFYQLIRFSFIRRVDRGWTVHSLMRDAVNRELLSRTPQLYEKIRARALLYYYERLTDNSKQVPDPREAIELMYYIGDSLIRAFMNWFELSPRHYETVGSHHREELEAYAAKRVANAKDTRIELYDPHTNGHFNFLLTSKETCFTVQKLDFEALFSLGFDVVRVMRDAAGEIIGLAVIIPIHRDTLPYLKRAPRSSAYFSSLSPQMSERLSVPSHTRAGWFIETIDTADFADASQQAAMGHLLHSLIFTGELIVESPAPITYFIEAHKSLGFEVVPNGRHFNYDGITPTDTFVLDLQNEQVVSYIHRMLAITGQQQLLEQEKAPLPQAMQILQEDRSYDRISERMDITPREKEVAKLLERGCTNGEIAASLYISEVTVKKHIKSMFAKFDATNRTQLLKKLLD is encoded by the coding sequence ATGATCGATGAACAGTATGAAGAATTAGAGAGCAGATGGTTAGTGGGACGAAGGCGAGAACTTTCTGATTTTTTGCAGCTGCTTCAGGATTCCTCTAGACCCCAAAAAATCGTGAATATCTACGGTACCGCAGGCATTGGCAAAAGCTCTCTGTTAGATGAATTTCAGCGTCAGGCTAAGGCTAAAGGGGCTTTCACCCTGTCGATCGACAGTGAGGGATTCGTCAAAACGCCCCAGGCGTTATGTGAACACATCCTTACCCTGCTTCCTGCTCAGAGCCCCGAAGCCATGGAAGCATCAGACCTTCCCGTTATGTGTCTACAGGCGCTTAATCGATTGTCCTCGGAACGGCCGATCGTTCTGTTTATTGATGTCTATGAGCAGATGGAGAGTATGGACCAATGGCTTCGGGATTATTTTCTGAAGAAGTTGAACAACAACGTTCTGACCGTTATTGCCGGTAGATACCCGCTAAATGAAGCGTGGCATCTTTCCCCTGCCTGGAGACCGCTTATTATGCGCATGCCCTTATCAGAGCTGGATTATGCGGCTGTCGCCCGGTTTGCGGAAAATACATACATTACGAACGAAGAGACTATCCAGCGAATTTGGCGCTATTCCAAGGGACACCCCTTGACACTATCCTTGATCGCTTTCCTGTTCAGCCAACCCGACTACTCAGACAAAGCTGAGCATCCGGGCGGCGATGACTCGCTGCCTTATCTCGTCAGCCAGTGGCTCCGCGAGGTTCCTGGGGAGCATCTACGGCCTTTCATTGAAGCATCCTGCGTTCTCCGGCACTTCAATCAGGAAAGCTTGTCCTTCGTAATGGAGCGAGAGATCGCAGCGTCTGAATTTTATCAGCTTATTCGCTTCTCCTTCATCCGAAGGGTGGATCGGGGATGGACGGTACACAGTTTAATGAGAGACGCAGTCAATCGCGAGCTTCTGTCCCGTACTCCCCAGCTGTATGAAAAAATCAGGGCAAGGGCGCTGCTGTATTATTATGAGCGCTTGACCGACAACAGCAAACAGGTACCCGATCCAAGGGAAGCCATCGAGCTGATGTATTACATTGGTGATTCCCTGATTCGTGCGTTTATGAACTGGTTCGAGCTCTCGCCAAGACACTATGAAACGGTCGGCAGCCACCACCGTGAGGAGCTGGAAGCCTACGCAGCCAAAAGGGTGGCAAACGCCAAGGATACCAGAATTGAACTATATGACCCCCATACAAACGGACATTTCAATTTTCTCCTCACGTCGAAGGAAACTTGTTTCACGGTACAAAAGTTAGATTTTGAAGCGCTCTTCTCGCTTGGCTTTGACGTCGTGCGTGTTATGAGGGATGCGGCAGGGGAAATTATCGGGCTTGCCGTCATCATTCCGATCCACCGCGATACCCTGCCATATTTAAAGCGGGCACCCCGCTCCTCCGCTTATTTCAGCAGTTTATCACCGCAGATGAGCGAGCGTTTATCTGTGCCTTCACACACGCGCGCCGGTTGGTTTATCGAAACGATCGATACGGCGGATTTCGCTGATGCCTCCCAGCAGGCAGCGATGGGGCATTTGCTCCATTCGTTGATTTTCACAGGGGAATTGATCGTTGAATCCCCCGCTCCGATCACGTATTTTATAGAGGCGCACAAGAGTCTAGGCTTCGAGGTAGTCCCGAACGGCAGGCACTTTAATTATGATGGCATAACGCCTACGGATACATTTGTTTTGGATCTGCAGAACGAGCAGGTGGTTAGCTATATTCATCGGATGCTTGCCATCACTGGGCAGCAGCAGCTTCTAGAGCAAGAAAAAGCTCCTCTACCACAAGCTATGCAAATCTTACAGGAGGATCGTTCATATGACCGGATATCGGAAAGAATGGACATTACTCCCCGAGAAAAAGAAGTCGCAAAGCTGCTGGAGAGAGGTTGTACGAATGGGGAAATCGCAGCAAGCCTATACATCAGCGAAGTCACTGTGAAGAAGCATATCAAGTCAATGTTCGCTAAGTTTGACGCAACGAACCGGACCCAATTACTGAAGAAGCTGCTGGACTGA
- a CDS encoding superoxide dismutase yields the protein MAHQLPALPYANNALEPHIDAKTMEIHHDRHHNAYVTNLNAALDKHPALHDKSLNDLIADLNSLPEDIRTAVRNNGGGHANHSLFWETIGPEAGGAPTGALAAAIESELGGFDKFKADFAAAATTRFGSGWAFLAVDKAGKLKVYSLPNQDSPIMEGETPVLGLDVWEHAYYLNYQNKRPDYIAAFWNVVNWNEVGKRYDAAK from the coding sequence ATGGCACATCAATTACCAGCTCTTCCGTATGCAAACAACGCACTTGAGCCACACATCGATGCAAAAACGATGGAAATTCACCACGATCGTCACCATAACGCCTATGTAACCAACCTGAATGCAGCTCTGGACAAACACCCTGCTCTGCATGACAAATCCTTAAACGACCTGATCGCTGACCTGAACAGCCTTCCTGAAGATATCCGTACTGCCGTTCGCAACAATGGTGGCGGACACGCCAACCACTCCCTTTTCTGGGAAACAATCGGACCAGAAGCTGGCGGTGCACCTACTGGCGCATTAGCAGCAGCTATCGAGAGCGAGCTTGGCGGCTTTGACAAGTTCAAAGCAGACTTCGCTGCAGCAGCTACAACACGTTTTGGCTCTGGCTGGGCTTTCCTAGCTGTTGACAAAGCTGGCAAATTGAAAGTATACAGCTTGCCTAACCAAGACAGCCCGATCATGGAAGGCGAAACGCCGGTCCTTGGTCTTGACGTATGGGAGCATGCTTACTACCTGAACTACCAAAACAAACGCCCTGACTACATCGCGGCTTTCTGGAACGTTGTCAACTGGAACGAAGTTGGCAAACGTTACGACGCTGCGAAGTAA
- a CDS encoding LysE family translocator, whose product MYGIINYEVFLLTGILLNLIPGADTMYIVGRSISQGRNAGIYSVYGIISGSLIHTLLVAFGLSIILTKSLLLFNIIKIVGVIYLVYLGIRMLLDKTNVDFSAVSEPKKQNIRKIFVQGLMTSLTNPKVSLFFIAFLPQFIDKKASGPIPFIILGLTFTFTGLLWCLFIAYFSSHMTKKVRGSAKIGTVLNKITGIIFIGMGLKLLQTKAPQ is encoded by the coding sequence ATGTATGGAATAATTAATTATGAGGTATTTTTACTAACTGGCATTCTATTGAATCTTATTCCTGGTGCAGATACGATGTATATTGTGGGAAGAAGTATTTCCCAGGGGAGAAATGCGGGTATTTATTCGGTTTATGGCATTATAAGTGGCTCTTTAATCCACACCTTACTAGTTGCTTTTGGTTTATCAATCATACTTACCAAATCACTTCTCCTATTCAATATCATTAAAATAGTGGGAGTCATCTATTTAGTTTATCTCGGAATTCGAATGTTACTTGATAAAACAAATGTAGATTTTAGTGCTGTTTCTGAGCCCAAGAAACAAAACATAAGAAAAATATTTGTGCAAGGGCTTATGACAAGTCTTACGAACCCAAAAGTTTCTTTATTTTTCATTGCCTTTCTCCCGCAATTTATTGACAAAAAGGCTTCTGGTCCTATCCCTTTTATCATTCTAGGGCTTACATTTACGTTCACTGGATTGCTATGGTGTCTTTTTATTGCCTATTTTTCTTCGCACATGACAAAAAAAGTAAGAGGAAGCGCAAAAATTGGCACGGTTTTAAACAAAATAACGGGCATTATCTTTATTGGAATGGGATTAAAGCTCCTTCAAACCAAGGCTCCTCAATAA